From Geotalea uraniireducens Rf4:
AATCCAGCAAAAGTGGCGAAAGGCGGCAAGTTTGACCATTTTAAAAAACATCCCGAAGGTGGATAAAGTCCTCGGCTGGGAAGGCCTGAAATCCCTCCTCGCAGCATATCCCCGGCCGGTGGTGATCACGGCTGTCCGCAGTTCGCTGGAGGCGTTGCGCGCAGAGGCCCTGCGGGGCGAAACATGCGCTGAAGCTTTTGCGGAAAAGGGCGTCGTCGGGCGGATAGCCCGCGAACTGGCAACGGTTAACGCCCTGAAGCTGAAACGGCTGGTCAACGGCACCGGGGTGGTAATCCACACCAACCTCGGCCGCTCTCCCCTGCCGGAAAGCGTCAGGCAGGCGCTGAATGAGGTAGCCTTCGGCTATTCGAACCTGGAGTTCGACCTGGCTTTAGGGGAGCGGGGAAGCCGCTATTCCCACGTGGAAGGGATCATCTGCGAACTGACCGGCGCGGAGGCTGCGCTGGTGGTAAACAACAACGCCGCCGCGGTTCTCCTCGCCCTGAGCTCCCTTGCCGCCGGCAAAGAGGTCATCGTCTCCCGCGGCGAACTGGTTGAAATCGGCGGCTCGTTCCGCATCCCCGATGTGATGCGCCAGAGCGGCGCCGTATTGAAGGAAGTGGGCGCGACCAACCGCACCCATCCGCGCGACTACAGCGGAGCAATAACCCCCGAAACCGCGCTGCTGCTAAAGGTTCATTGCAGCAACTTCGCCGTGGTCGGCTTCACCGCCGAGGTGTCCGCCGCAGAGCTGGTCGAGCTTGGCCGCGGGCATTCCCTGCCGGTCATGGCCGATGTGGGAAGCGGCAACCTTGTCGAGCTGTCCGGGCTTTTAGGCTGCAATGAGCCGACGGTGCAGGAGTTCGTCCGCGCCGGCGTCGACGTCATCACCTTCAGCGGCGACAAGCTCTTGGGCGGCCCCCAGGCGGGCATCATCGTCGGCAAAAGTTCCCTGCTGGCGCCGATGAAGAATCATCCGCTGCTGCGCGCCGTAAGGATCGACAAACTGACCCTGGCTGCACTGGAAGGGACCCTGCGTCTTTATCGCGACGAACGACGGGCCCTGAAGGAAATACCGACGCTGCGGATGCTTACCGCCTCAGCCGCCGATCTTTCCCGCACGGCAAAGGCCCTGCTGCGACGTCTGCAACGGGCCATTCCGGCAACGGTAAAGCTGTCCCTTTCCGCCGGCTTTTCCCAAGTGGGGGGAGGAGCGCTGCCGCTCCTGGAGCTTCCCACCACACTGATCGCCGTCACGGCCGACGGCATGTCTGCTCAGGATATCGAGACGACCCTCAGGGGATGCCCGGTTCCGGTTATCGGGAGGATATTCAAGGGAACATTCCTCCTTGATCCGCGCACCATCCTCAATGACGATGTTCCCGCCCTGATTGCTGCGTTGCAGACGCTAGCCAGGTAACGCAACAGAGTAAAAAGTTTGCCGCCTCCCCCCCAGACCAGCCAATTTTGTCTGGTCTTTTTCTGTTATCATTGTATAATCATACGATTTTATACGAAATTCCGGCATGGCAAGGGCAGTTCGCGCGGGAAAATGCCGCTCCATTTCGACAATTCTTTCAGGAGTCCCGACATGAGGGTTACGGCACTTGTCCCGGCAGCAGGGATGGGCAAGCGGATGGGAGCGGACATCAACAAGCAGTATCTCCTCCTGGAGGGCAAGCCGATCCTCGCCCATACGCTGGCGGTCTTCGAGCTGGCCCCTTTCGTCGACGACATCTACGTCATTACCCCCGAAGCAGAGATTCCGTACTGCCGCGAGCACGTGGTGGAGCAGTTCGGCTTCACCAAGGTTCGCGGGGTGGTGGCGGGTGGCAAGGAGCGGCAGAATTCGGTACTGAACGGACTGCGGGCCATCGACGCCAGCGACGAAGACGACGTGGTGCTTATCCATGACGGGGTGAGGCCGTTCATACCGACTGCTGTGCTGAAAAGGTCCGTCGAGGTAGCGACCGCCGAGGACGGCGCGCTGGTGGCGGTGCCGGCCAAGGACACCATCAAGACCGTCGAGGCTGGCATAGTGACCGGCACCCCCCCCAGGGAGAACATCTGGCTTGCCCAGACCCCCCAGACCTTCAGGTACGGGATCATCCGCGCTGCCCACGAGCTGGCCGCAGCCGAAGGCTTTCTAGGCACTGACGACGCCTCGCTGGTGGAGCGGCTGGGTAGACAGGTGCATGTGGTCATGGGGGATTACCGCAACATCAAGATTACAACGCCGGAGGATATGCTCCTGGCCGAGGCGTTTCTAAAATCGGTGAATAGTGAAAGGTAAAAAGCGATTATGCGTATAGGTCACGGTTACGATGTGCACAAACTGGTGGAGAACAGGAAACTGATCCTCGGCGGGGTCGACATACCCTATGAAAGGGGGCTCCTCGGCCACTCCGATGCAGATGTGCTTCTCCACGCCATCTCCGACGCCATCCTCGGCGCCATCGGCGAAGGGGACATCGGCAAGCACTTTCCCGACACGGACCCCGCCTACAAGGGGGCCGACAGCATTAAACTGCTGATGCACGTCATGGCACTGGCCGTCGGCAAGGGGTATGCGATCGGCAACCTGGACGCCACCATCGTCGCCCAGCGGCCAAAGCTCGCACCGCACATCCCGCAGATGCGGGAGAACATCGCCAGGGCACTGAAAGCGGATGCGGACCGGATCAATGTCAAGGCCACCACCACCGAGGAGCTCGGCTTTGCCGGCCGGGGCGAGGGGATCGCCGCCTACACGGTGGTGCTTCTGGAGCGGAAGTGATCATCATTTCTGACGCCTTTCATAAGGGGGCACGGGGTGAAAAAAAAGCAGCTGACCACCGATGAGATTATGGAAATTTTACGGAAAGAGCTTTCGTTTCTGGAAAAGACCTATGGCGTCATGCATATTGCCGTATTTGGCTCCGTCGCAAAGGGTGAACAAAAAGAACGCAGCGACGTGGACATCCTGGTAGAGCTCAGGGAGCCTTTGGGATTTGCCTTCATCCGAATGGCGCGCCACCTGGAAAAGATCCTGGGCAGAAAGGTGGATATCTCGACGACCGATTGTCTTGACAGCGGTATCGACAATCCCCGGTACCGTCACATCGCCCGCGACATCCAGAGGACCATGCGTCGTGTCGCATAACAGGCGGGATGCGGATTATCTGAGGGATATTCTTGAGGCGATGGCACGCATATCGTCCTACACAGCAGGGATGTCTTTTGAAGGGTTCATGGATGATCCCAGGACCCAGGATGCCGTTGTCAGAAATCTGGAGGTCATCGGAGAGGCGACGAAGAGACTTTCCGGCGAACTGCGGAAGAAATACCGGACAATTCCCTGGAAAGACATGGCTGGGGTAAGGGATAAGCTTATCCATCATTATTTCGGGATCGAATATAAAATCGTCTGGTCCATCGCTTCGGTGGATCTGCCGAAGCTTACCGATGAGCTGAAAGATATTCTGGCCAAGGAAGCGATACAATTGCATCTGACGGATTCCGTGAATGACTGAATTTTCTTAAGACAGAGGAAGACGCATATGGCTGATAACGACAATAAATCTGTTGCAACCGCAACCGAACCAACCCAGCCCACCAACTTCATCCGCACCATCGTCGAAGAGGACCTGAAGAGCGGCAAGCACAAGAGCATCGTCACCCGCTTCCCGCCGGAGCCGAACGGCTACCTGCACATCGGCCACGCCAAGTCGATCTGCCTCAACTTCGGCCTGGCCCGGGATTTCGGCGGCCGCTGCCACCTGCGCTTCGACGACACCAATCCGGCCAAGGAGGATGTGGAATACGCGGAATCCATCAAGGAGAGCGTCCGCTGGCTCGGCTTCGACTGGGGTGAGCACCTCTACTACGCCTCCGACTACTTCGAGCAACTCTACCAGTGGGCCGAGCAGCTGATCCGACAGGGCGACGCCTACGTGGAAGACCTCTCCGCCGATGAGATCCGCGCCTACCGCGGCACCCTGACCGAGCCGGGGAAGGAAAGCCCCTACCGGAACCGAACCATAGAGGAGAACCTCGACCTGTTCAGGCGGATGCGGGCAGGCGAGTTCGCCGACGGGGCCAAGGTGCTGCGGGCAAAGATCGACATGGCCGCGCCGAACCTCAACCTGCGCGACCCGGTCATGTACCGTATTCTCCATGCCGACCACCCCCATACCGGCGACAAATGGTGCATCTACCCCATGTACGATTACGCCCACGGCCAAAGCGACTCCATTGAGGGAATCACCCACTCCATCTGCACCCTGGAGTTCGCGGACCATCGCCCCCTCTACGAATGGTTCCTCGACCGTCTCGGCATCTACCACCCGCGTCAATACGAGTTCGCCCGTCTGAACCTGACTTACACGGTGATGAGCAAACGGAAGCTTCTCCAGTTGGTTCAGGATGGCGATATGTCCGGCTGGGACGACCCGCGCATGCCGACCCTCGTCGGTTTGAGGCAGCGCGGATATACACCGGAGTCGATCAGGAGCTTCTGCGAACAGATCGGGGTCGGCAAGAGCGACAGCTGGATCGACATGAGCATTCTTGAGGATAGCGTACGCAACGACCTGAACGTGCAGGCGCCACGGGCCATGGCAGTACTGCGGCCGCTCAAGGTGGTGATCGACAACTATCCCGAAGAGCTGGTGGAAGAATTCGACGCCGCCAACCACCCCAACGATCCCACCATGGGATCGCGCAAGGTGCCGTTTTCCAAGGTCGTCTATATTGAGCAGGACGATTTCCTCGAAGAGCCGCCGAAAGGTTTTTTCCGCCTGACACCGGGCCGCGAGGTGCGGCTCCGTTACGCCTATATCGTCAAGTGTGAAAGCGTCGTCAAGGACGCGCATGGTAAGGTGGTTGAGGTGCACTGCAGCTACGAGCCCGCCTCAAAAGGTGGTTCGGCGCCGGATGGCCGCAAGATCAAAGGGACCATCCACTGGGTTTCGGCAGCCCACGCTGTCAATGCAGAGATACGGCTCTACGACCGGCTCTTCACCGTAGCGAACCCGGACAAGGGGGGGCAGGACTTCAAGTCCTTCCTCAACGCCGATTCCCTTGAGGTGCTGACCGATGCCTGCCTGGAGCGGAGTCTGGCGGAGGCAACGGCGGAAAGCCGTTATCAGTTCGAACGGCAGGGATATTTCTGTATCGACGCCAAGGCCTCTGCCGCAGGGAAGCCGGTCTTCATCCGGACGGTTACCCTGCGCGATTCATGGGCCAGAAATGATAAGGCGGAATAGCTGCAGAAGCTGCCGGAAGAACTATCAGTGATAAAGGGGGACATGTCGCTGCACATCCTGGTGATCAATGAAAACGAGGCGCTCTGCGACTTCCTCTCCCACCTGCTGTCTGAGGATGGACACGAGGTTTCCTGCGTCCGGGGATACAGGGAGGCCTTGCAGGCAGCCCGCAGCGAAAGACCTGAGCTTATCATCCTTGAAGTGTCGACAACGGCGATCGGCGCCGTAGAGACCGCCGATCGCCTCCATCGTGCCGAAGAAAGCCGCCACGTACCGGTCATCGTCATTTCGGATTATCCGGAACTTGAATTCGAGCTGCTCAATCTCTTCGACTTCATCCTCACCCCGGTGGACACGGCAAGGCTCCGGGAAGATATCGAGACCATCGCCCAGGGGGGTAAAAAGCGGTCACTCCCCAGCCAGAGCGAACCTCTTTCCGAGCAGGACTACCTGCTTTACTACGAATATCTCCTCGGACACAGCGGCCTGCACTTCGAGCGGCGCAACCTGAAGATCCTGGAGCGGGGCCTTATCAAGCGAATGTCGGCGCTGAAAATCGACTCTTACCGGGAATATTACGACTACCTGATCCTCCACCAGGAAAGACGGCAGGAGCTGAAAAAACTCCTCCCCTTCCTGACTATAGGTGAGACATATTTTTTCCGTTACCATGCTCACTTCGCCGCCCTGCGCAAGCTGCTCCTTGACGAACTGGCGACAAAGAAACCGGGGGAGAAAATCAAGCTCCGCCTCTGGTCGGCGGGGTGCTCGACCGGCGAAGAGCCATACTCGATGGCGATGACCATCATGGAAACCGTCCCCGGCTGGCAGGATATGGATATAAAGATACTCGCCACCGACATCGACAACCGGGCGTTGAAAAGGGCGCGGGATGGCATTTATGGTCCGTGGGCCATGCGGGTCATAGAAAAGCGTTACCTGGATCGTTACTTCGACAAAATCGGCAAAGGGTACCGGTTAAAAGACGAAGTGAAGAGCCTGGTCGATTTTTCCCATCTGAACCTGCAAACCGCTGAATTTCCGTCTTCTGCCGGAGAATTCAGCGAGCTCGATGCAGTCTTCTGCCGCAATGTCATCATTTATTTCACCCTCGCCACCACCAGGGAGATCATTGAAAAATTCAGCGCTTGCCTGAAACCGGCGGGTTACCTGTTTTTGGGGCATTCCGAGACCCTGTCCCATATCTCGTCGCGGTTTGAAAGACAGACCCAAGACGGCGGTTTTTATTACCTGAAAAAAGTTTTCCCGCCGGTTGCAGTATCGAACGAACAGCCGCGTAGCAAGCCGTCTAAAACGACCGCCACCGTGATAAAACCGGCAAGGCCGAAACCGCCCCTGCCGGTAAAAACCGTTCCGCCCCGGTCCAACGCGCCGGCGCAAAGCGAAATCGACCTCTCCCAACTATTCCGCAAAGCCCGGCAAATGTTTGAGGAGGAACATTTCACGGAAGCAATGCAACTGCTGAAAGAGGTAATCCGTCATCAGCCCGACCATGCCGGCGCATTGATTACCCAGGGATTCATCCTTGCCAACGATGGTCATTTTCAGGAGGCGCTGGCTGCCTGCGGCAAAGCGCTGGGCATAGACGATCTGCTGGCGGAGGCTTACTTCCTCAAGGGACTTGTCCTGGACATGTCCGACAACTTGACCGAGGCGGCGGAAGAATACCGGAAGGCCATTCTTCTGGAAATGAACTTTGTCATGCCCCATTACCAGCTGTCATGGCTCTATGCACGCATGGGAAAGGATAAGGAACGGCAGCGCGAGTTGAACAACACCCTCAACATTCTGGCAAAACTGGGGAAAAACAGCACCATTCCCTACTCCGGCGGACTGTCGCGCGAAGCGTTTATCGAACAGTTGAAAAGAGAACTGGAAATGGCGGGCTAAAAATGCGCGGAAAAGAGGCTCTGAGAAATGACGGTTGAAAAGAACGCTGGATATGATATCGGCTCCATCCTGGACGAGATGAGGGAGGAGTACTGGCAAGGCTTGACAGAAGTTGAGGAGGCCCGGGAAGAGCAGCAGGAATATATCACCTTTACCCTCGGGGGGGAAACCTTTGCCTTTGAAACAGTCCATGCCTCAGAGGTTATCCGGGTGCCGAAACTGGTGAAAATCCCCAGGGTACAGGAGCTTATCGCCGGGGTCTTCAACCTTCGCGGCGAGATAACCGCAGCCGTGGATATCAGGCCGCTCCTCGGTCTTCCCCAGCCCCCCATCTCCACGTCGGGCAGGATCATCGTCGTCAAGTCCGACAAATTTGCCACCGGCATCCTTACCGAAAAGGTGCAAGGGGTGATGCCTCTTCCGCTGAACGGTCTTGAGCCGGTGGTTACATCCCTCGACGGAACCCAGCGCGAATATATCCGCGGCCAGTTAAACTTGAACGGCAGCCTGATCATGATGCTCGACATCGTCAGACTGTTGAATGCACCGGAAATTGTCGTTGAGCATAATCCGTGAAGCGTGTATTTATAAGGTGTAATCCTCTCATTTTACAGGCAAGGAGTTGCTATGTTTAACAAACTGTCAGTCAAGATTGCAGCGATTCTCATTCTGGTAATGATCGTCATCATGTCGTTTTTTACGGTTTATTTCGTCAAATCGAGAAGCGCATCCATGGAGGATGAACTGCTGTCAAAGGGTAGGATCGAGGCCCTGGCCGGCGCCAAGATGATGGAGAGGATCCTTGAGGACGCCATTGCCAGCGGCAGGTTCAGCGAGGCGGATATATTCGATGAACACTACATCCCGATCCCGAACACCGACCCGCCGAAATATCACACCAAGTACGATAAATACCTGGACCAGTCTGTTCAGGAGCTTGAGGATG
This genomic window contains:
- a CDS encoding glutamine--tRNA ligase/YqeY domain fusion protein → MADNDNKSVATATEPTQPTNFIRTIVEEDLKSGKHKSIVTRFPPEPNGYLHIGHAKSICLNFGLARDFGGRCHLRFDDTNPAKEDVEYAESIKESVRWLGFDWGEHLYYASDYFEQLYQWAEQLIRQGDAYVEDLSADEIRAYRGTLTEPGKESPYRNRTIEENLDLFRRMRAGEFADGAKVLRAKIDMAAPNLNLRDPVMYRILHADHPHTGDKWCIYPMYDYAHGQSDSIEGITHSICTLEFADHRPLYEWFLDRLGIYHPRQYEFARLNLTYTVMSKRKLLQLVQDGDMSGWDDPRMPTLVGLRQRGYTPESIRSFCEQIGVGKSDSWIDMSILEDSVRNDLNVQAPRAMAVLRPLKVVIDNYPEELVEEFDAANHPNDPTMGSRKVPFSKVVYIEQDDFLEEPPKGFFRLTPGREVRLRYAYIVKCESVVKDAHGKVVEVHCSYEPASKGGSAPDGRKIKGTIHWVSAAHAVNAEIRLYDRLFTVANPDKGGQDFKSFLNADSLEVLTDACLERSLAEATAESRYQFERQGYFCIDAKASAAGKPVFIRTVTLRDSWARNDKAE
- a CDS encoding HepT-like ribonuclease domain-containing protein; its protein translation is MSHNRRDADYLRDILEAMARISSYTAGMSFEGFMDDPRTQDAVVRNLEVIGEATKRLSGELRKKYRTIPWKDMAGVRDKLIHHYFGIEYKIVWSIASVDLPKLTDELKDILAKEAIQLHLTDSVND
- a CDS encoding chemotaxis protein CheW, with product MTVEKNAGYDIGSILDEMREEYWQGLTEVEEAREEQQEYITFTLGGETFAFETVHASEVIRVPKLVKIPRVQELIAGVFNLRGEITAAVDIRPLLGLPQPPISTSGRIIVVKSDKFATGILTEKVQGVMPLPLNGLEPVVTSLDGTQREYIRGQLNLNGSLIMMLDIVRLLNAPEIVVEHNP
- the ispF gene encoding 2-C-methyl-D-erythritol 2,4-cyclodiphosphate synthase, translated to MRIGHGYDVHKLVENRKLILGGVDIPYERGLLGHSDADVLLHAISDAILGAIGEGDIGKHFPDTDPAYKGADSIKLLMHVMALAVGKGYAIGNLDATIVAQRPKLAPHIPQMRENIARALKADADRINVKATTTEELGFAGRGEGIAAYTVVLLERK
- the ispD gene encoding 2-C-methyl-D-erythritol 4-phosphate cytidylyltransferase, whose product is MRVTALVPAAGMGKRMGADINKQYLLLEGKPILAHTLAVFELAPFVDDIYVITPEAEIPYCREHVVEQFGFTKVRGVVAGGKERQNSVLNGLRAIDASDEDDVVLIHDGVRPFIPTAVLKRSVEVATAEDGALVAVPAKDTIKTVEAGIVTGTPPRENIWLAQTPQTFRYGIIRAAHELAAAEGFLGTDDASLVERLGRQVHVVMGDYRNIKITTPEDMLLAEAFLKSVNSER
- a CDS encoding nucleotidyltransferase family protein, with product MKKKQLTTDEIMEILRKELSFLEKTYGVMHIAVFGSVAKGEQKERSDVDILVELREPLGFAFIRMARHLEKILGRKVDISTTDCLDSGIDNPRYRHIARDIQRTMRRVA
- a CDS encoding CheR family methyltransferase, giving the protein MSLHILVINENEALCDFLSHLLSEDGHEVSCVRGYREALQAARSERPELIILEVSTTAIGAVETADRLHRAEESRHVPVIVISDYPELEFELLNLFDFILTPVDTARLREDIETIAQGGKKRSLPSQSEPLSEQDYLLYYEYLLGHSGLHFERRNLKILERGLIKRMSALKIDSYREYYDYLILHQERRQELKKLLPFLTIGETYFFRYHAHFAALRKLLLDELATKKPGEKIKLRLWSAGCSTGEEPYSMAMTIMETVPGWQDMDIKILATDIDNRALKRARDGIYGPWAMRVIEKRYLDRYFDKIGKGYRLKDEVKSLVDFSHLNLQTAEFPSSAGEFSELDAVFCRNVIIYFTLATTREIIEKFSACLKPAGYLFLGHSETLSHISSRFERQTQDGGFYYLKKVFPPVAVSNEQPRSKPSKTTATVIKPARPKPPLPVKTVPPRSNAPAQSEIDLSQLFRKARQMFEEEHFTEAMQLLKEVIRHQPDHAGALITQGFILANDGHFQEALAACGKALGIDDLLAEAYFLKGLVLDMSDNLTEAAEEYRKAILLEMNFVMPHYQLSWLYARMGKDKERQRELNNTLNILAKLGKNSTIPYSGGLSREAFIEQLKRELEMAG
- the selA gene encoding L-seryl-tRNA(Sec) selenium transferase, which encodes MTILKNIPKVDKVLGWEGLKSLLAAYPRPVVITAVRSSLEALRAEALRGETCAEAFAEKGVVGRIARELATVNALKLKRLVNGTGVVIHTNLGRSPLPESVRQALNEVAFGYSNLEFDLALGERGSRYSHVEGIICELTGAEAALVVNNNAAAVLLALSSLAAGKEVIVSRGELVEIGGSFRIPDVMRQSGAVLKEVGATNRTHPRDYSGAITPETALLLKVHCSNFAVVGFTAEVSAAELVELGRGHSLPVMADVGSGNLVELSGLLGCNEPTVQEFVRAGVDVITFSGDKLLGGPQAGIIVGKSSLLAPMKNHPLLRAVRIDKLTLAALEGTLRLYRDERRALKEIPTLRMLTASAADLSRTAKALLRRLQRAIPATVKLSLSAGFSQVGGGALPLLELPTTLIAVTADGMSAQDIETTLRGCPVPVIGRIFKGTFLLDPRTILNDDVPALIAALQTLAR